A stretch of the Erpetoichthys calabaricus chromosome 3, fErpCal1.3, whole genome shotgun sequence genome encodes the following:
- the LOC114648022 gene encoding LOW QUALITY PROTEIN: tudor domain-containing protein 6-like (The sequence of the model RefSeq protein was modified relative to this genomic sequence to represent the inferred CDS: deleted 1 base in 1 codon) — protein sequence MWSTAVFPVGTKLTVHLAKINMNAQSVLVEFWGQFEKERKGEYQRLKKAIQIFPKSRFTDADGSSGDLCFVQILEKWYRGRILCRNGKEYHVFLIDEGRALRVGAYNLALGCSEFFQLPPEVEFCIVSNVVPLSAENKWSPMALEFIKSLNGYTMECVVQDILVPHRTFLLDIPSVSKQMFEMGLGRKLSNQLFKCFVEKCLLSSGVPVTSEEFLPASPLNDYEPEKPCQCYFYPQLQSDTLEAVVVTELVNPLRFFCQLRIFEIELIKLGEQMQQFYEGSKGIDKAHPKTVGSPCAVRGSNGKWYRSLIQQFLYSRDVEVLHVDYGKKELTSLSNIRNLSSEFFRMPVVTYVCSLLGISGTGWSTSQTDRLKALVLHKVVHAKFEYYSYSEGVYYISLYADEKVNINSLFSAKDHVFQDCKALVTPESESRTVYKEHLFPIGSVLNVSVCHIESPSDFWCQLSKNSDSLRSLMEEMSDYYATHLDPYVPTETACVARSMKDGRWYRGLILKKLSGHEAEVLQVDFGIIMKVFLKDLRAIHPDFIHLKGQAFRCSLYNLIQPFGLDPLKWTNEASTQFQKFVCSAESDHFILKCTVYAVMYNSHKVFFNVVDLETPFESICGLLVQKRLAERAPLKKAPQPPFRLDTYYHSTFSIKTGSEEIVYASCAKKVSNFYCHLKRNSDAIDQVMEKVNSVCAQLQLLDCPKSFGTACFAKYEDGQWYRAQIKSVNPKITVCFVDYGDTKEVEKTHLLPIPIDSSDIMSVPVQALPCSLSDVPQDVPPEVDEWFEKAVLGKELKAVVVAKESDGKLVIELYDGNCQINAKIIQTFRMLLNVNCQEERIKHSWAKEQSHVRNAISNDGIQTRSINREYESEDLLEKKRDIKWPNKSRKQSKENEYYNPSKETRKELKRASAPVQVERSYSNQVLLHKPGVSHLSKQNVEAIVKIAHTVEFPKLSILPLKTIQNGFETEVYVSYSNSPTNFFVQLVDDEDNIFSLVEKLSTNRDLTHSEIDLLQPDDLVCALFPDDGSWYRAVVQSKSSPDIVNLEYIDFGNTATTSIKNLRCLSREFLSIPRLSIKCSLHGLQSPCSDGTWSTDSHLHFKKATGEMEGTRKLTCMFLKQTGSVWEVDMWDQNLQIADYLVQSGFAKKSGLEVANSKRCEVFSLRASVTNSEGKREFTENAEEFQYKWCMLPVGQIVESYVSSFVSPEFFWCQTSNLDVLQTIVELANREGNLPKVDNEVINLSPGSPCLALFNDDKCWYRAMVKEVKDNALLILFVDYGNEVEVSETFIKLVPHELLKIPTQAFLCRLSGIDFSVGSWDAGAADKCYEFLADQLLNITVTSCIESEDVGFGIPSYLVNVECNDVVVNDMLVSRWKSPSPDKNKLSENPQILPEPSFSSSEKSSDIVEIMQKSMEDFFNIKHFEERNVSTLTVLSDENKLCQKDDGMDFNSFPNESVTLYECEPAIVILPPLENWNKQLESHNSVNIKSEMGRNASILDSSIHLEVDDKPLKMCLEVILEDSEGANIQDEMESAGLPPLESVDPLHPTEEILGAELVTNTMILYEITNQKDQNVQHHRITSPEKSLEGSGSAFAVMEPGGLPLANEDRGTQLLNTGNCVADSNLGIKLMSISIERSSSDMEDSPSCTEISQENNATEFSTEPLSFASDVQPSVDREVEIHEHSYCRINCAEQESSKVNESLDLLLLSNCDVQCVDAQAEGSDIYDEVFRQCEGVSEVKLAAPAEKENQNGGDDNLQSLDEGENIHENTEDVEGPLGVGAECFVWSHVCNNWCKAQILKIYEDTTKVLLLDSESEAIVDSQNIWRSVPKTDLREIAHDKDDSNEQTISSSNNTCQVTQVSPVEKHFATKHEGLSIREDMEQLVKLPEENPTELESEIQDTYMECPSEEITAPLSDVNVDEQAPCDDQALEVLPEVTSLSTDLTQIGCAAADFGSENT from the exons atgtGGTCAACTGCGGTGTTTCCAGTAGGCACCAAACTTACTGTTCATCTTGCCAAAATCAACATGAATGCTCAGTCAGTCCTGGTGGAATTCTGGGGCCAGTTCGAAAAAGAGAGGAAAGGAGAATATCAACggcttaaaaaagcaattcagatTTTTCCTAAAAGTAGATTTACTGATGCTGATGGCAGTTCTGGAGATTTATGCTTCGTACAGATCCTTGAAAAATGGTACAGGGGAAGAATTCTTTGTAGGAATGGAAAGGAGTATCATGTTTTCCTTATTGATGAAGGGAGAGCCTTAAGGGTTGGGGCTTATAACCTTGCTCTTGGATGTAGTGAG TTTTTTCAGCTTCCTCCAGAAGTAGAATTTTGTATTGTATCTAATGTTGTTCCTCTTTCTGCTGAAAACAAGTGGTCACCGATGGCACTGGAGTTCATAAAGTCTCTTAATGGATATACGATGGAATGTGTTGTTCAAGATATACTTGTACCCCACAGGACCTTTCTCCTGGATATACCAAGTGTGTCAAAACAGATGTTTGAGATGGGATTAGGAAGAAAACTTTCAAACCAGTTGTTCAAGTGTTTTGTAGAGAAATGCCTTCTGTCTTCAGGTGTTCCTGTAACCAGTGAAGAGTTTCTTCCTGCTTCTCCATTAAATGACTATGAACCAGAAAAACCATGTCAGTGTTATTTCTATCCACAGCTGCAGTCTGATACCTTAGAGGCAGTAGTTGTTACAGAGCTGGTGAATCCATTAAGATTTTTTTGCCAGCTTCGAATTTTTGAGATAGAACTCATCAAGTTAGGAGAACAGATGCAGCAGTTTTATGAAGGAAGCAAAGGAATAGATAAAGCACATCCTAAAACTGTTGGTTCACCATGTGCTGTTAGAGGGAGCAATGGAAAATGGTACAGATCACTCATACAACAGTTCCTGTACAGCAGAGATGTAGAAGTGTTGCATGTCGATTATGGGAAGAAAGAATTGACTTCATTATCAAATATCAGAAATTTGTCATCCGAATTCTTTAGGATGCCTGTTGTTACATATGTATGCTCGTTACTTGGTATTTCTGGAACTGGGTGGTCAACTTCTCAAACAGACCGTTTGAAGGCCCTTGTATTGCACAAAGTTGTTCATGCCAAATTTGAATATTATAGTTATTCAGAGGGTGTTTACTATATCTCCCTTTATGCTGATGAGAAGGTAAATATAAATTCCTTGTTTAGCGCGAAAGACCATGTTTTTCAAGATTGCAAAGCCTTAGTTACTCCTGAATCTGAATCTCGGACTGTTTACAAGGAACATTTATTTCCAATTGGAAGTGTTCTGAATGTATCTGTGTGTCATATTGAAAGCCCCAGTGATTTTTGGTGCCAGTTGTCTAAGAATTCAGATAGTCTGAGGAGTTTGATGGAAGAAATGTCAGACTACTATGCCACTCATTTAGATCCTTATGTACCTACTGAAACAGCTTGTGTTGCTAGGTCTATGAAAGATGGAAGATGGTATCGAGGATTAATTCTAAAGAAATTATCGGGACATGAAGCTGAGGTTTTGCAGGTAGATTTTGGTATTATTATGAAAGTCTTTCTGAAAGACCTGAGAGCTATACATCCAGACTTTATTCATTTGAAAGGTCAGGCGTTTAGGTGTAGCTTGTACAACTTGATTCAGCCTTTTGGGCTTGATCCTTTAAAGTGGACTAATGAAGCCTCAACTCAGTTCCAGAAGTTTGTTTGTTCTGCTGAAAGTGATCACTTTATTCTAAAGTGCACAGTTTATGCAGTTATGTATAACTctcacaaagttttttttaatgtagtagACTTAGAAACACCATTTGAAAGTATCTGTGGCTTACTTGTCCAAAAAAGACTAGCTGAGCGGGCACCACTAAAAAAAGCTCCACAGCCTCCTTTTCGTTTGGATACATACTACCATTCAACGTTCAGTATTAAAACTGGTAGTGAAGAGATTGTTTATGCAAGTTGTGCCAAGAAAGTCAGCAATTTCTACTGTCATTTGAAAAGAAACTCTGATGCCATTGATCAAGTAATGGAAAAAGTCAACAGTGTTTGTGCACAATTGCAGCTTTTAGACTGCCCTAAATCATTTGGCACTGCATGTTTCGCAAAATATGAGGATGGACAGTGGTATAGGGCccaaataaaatctgtaaatcctaaaattacagtttgttttgtaGATTATGGAGATACCAAAGAAGTTGAAAAGACTCATTTACTTCCAATTCCTATAGATTCTTCTGACATCATGTCTGTGCCAGTCCAGGCACTTCCCTGTAGCTTGTCGGATGTTCCTCAAGATGTTCCTCCAGAGGTAGATGAATGGTTTGAAAAGGCTGTTCTTGGCAAGGAGCTGAAAGCAGTTGTTGTAGCAAAGGAGTCTGATGGGAAGCTGGTAATAGAGCTGTATGATGGAAATTGCcagataaatgcaaaaataatacaaaccTTTAGAATGCTTCTAAATGTAAACTGTCAAGAAGAAAGGATTAAACATTCTTGGGCAAAAGAACAATCCCATGTTAGAAACGCGATAAGCAATGATGGCATTCAAACAAGATCAATAAATAGAGAATATGAATCTGAGGACTTGCTTGAAAAAAAAAGAGATATTAAATGGCCCAATAAATCTAGAAAGCagtcaaaagaaaatgaatattataATCCTTCTAAGGAGACAAGAAAAGAACTCAAAAGGGCATCTGCTCCAGTACAAGTAGAAAGAAGTTATTCAAATCAAGTTCTGCTCCATAAGCCTGGTGTCTCACACCTTTCTAAACAAAATGTTGAGGCAATTGTTAAAATTGCTCATACTGTAGAATTTCCCAAGCTTTCTATTCTCCCATTGAAAACCATACAGAATGGCTTTGAAACTGAAGTATATGTTTCTTATTCAAATAGTCCAACTAACTTTTTTGTCCAGTTAGTAGATGATGAGGATAACATATTTTCTCTTGTGGAAAAACTAAGTACTAATAGAGATCTTACTCATTCTGAGATTGATTTGTTACAACCAGATGATTTAGTATGTGCTCTGTTTCCAGATGATGGTTCCTGGTATCGTGCTGTTGTGCAAAGCAAATCCTCCCCAGATATAGTTAATTTGGAGTACATAGATTTTGGTAATACAGCTACCACAAGCATAAAAAATCTGCGTTGTCTCTCAAGGGAATTCTTATCCATCCCTAGACTTAGTATTAAATGTTCTCTGCATGGTTTACAAAGTCCATGTTCAGATGGAACTTGGTCCACAGACTCTcatctgcattttaaaaaagcaacagGGGAGATGGAAGGAACCAGAAAACTAACATGCATGTTCTTAAAACAGACCGGTTCAGTTTGGGAAGTTGACATGTGGGACCAGAATTTACAGATTGCCGACTATTTAGTTCAAAGTGGTTTTGCCAAGAAAAGTGGTTTGGAAGTGGCAAATAGTAAAAGATGTGAAGTGTTTTCTTTAAGAGCTTCTGTTACAAAttcagaaggaaaaagagaatTTACTGAAAATGCTGAAGAATTTCAGTACAAGTGGTGCATGTTGCCAGTTGGACAAATTGTGGAGTCCTATGTTTCTTCATTTGTAAGCCCTGAATTCTTCTGGTGTCAGACTTCCAATTTAGATGTTCTGCAAACAATTGTTGAATTGGCAAATCGTGAAGGAAACTTGCCAAAAGTTGACAATGAAGTAATAAATCTCAGTCCTGGGTCTCCATGTCTAGCTTTATTTAATGATGATAAGTGTTGGTATAGAGCCATGGTTAAAGAAGTTAAAGATAAtgcattgttaattttatttgttgattATGGAAATGAGGTAGAAGTAAGtgaaacatttatcaagttagtTCCACATGAATTGTTAAAAATTCCCACGCAAGCATTTTTATGTCGTTTGAGTGGAATTGACTTTTCTGTTGGCTCGTGGGATGCTGGTGCAGCAGATAAATGTTATGAATTTCTTGCAGACCAGCTTTTGAATATTACAGTGACAAGTTGCATTGAGAGCGAAGATGTGGGGTTTGGAATCCCCTCCTATCTTGTTAATGTTGAATGCAATGATGTAGTTGTAAATGATATGCTGGTGAGCAGATGGAAAAGTCCTAGTccagacaaaaataaattatctgAGAACCCTCAAATTCTGCCTGAACCATCCTTTAGTAGCAGTGAAAAATCCTCAGATATTGTGgaaataatgcaaaaaagcaTGGAAGACTTCTTTAATATAAAGCATTTTGAGGAGAGGAATGTAAGCACACTTACTGTTTTGTCAGATGAAAATAAACTATGCCAGAAGGATGATGGAATGGATTTTAATTCTTTTCCAAATGAGTCAGTTACATTATACGAGTGTGAGCCAGCCATTGTCATTCTTCCACCACTGGAAAACTGGAATAAGCAATTGGAATCTCATAATTCAGTGAATATAAAGTCAGAAATGGGTAGGAATGCGTCAATTCTGGACAGTAGTATACATCTCGAAGTGGATGATAAACCGTTAAAGATGTGTTTGGAGGTGATCTTGGAAGACAGTGAAGGTGCTAATATACAAGATGAAATGGAAAGTGCTGGTCTTCCACCACTTGAAAGTGTTGATCCACTACATCCAACTGAAGAAATACTTGGCGCAGAACTTGTAACAAACACCATGATATTGTATGAAATTACTAATCAGAAAGACCAGAATGTTCAACATCATAGAATTACTTCACCAGAAAAATCCCTAGAAGGAAGTGGATCAGCGTTCGCTGTCATGGAACCAGGTGGTCTGCCTCTTGCAAATGAAGACCGTGGTACTCAGTTGCTGAATACTGGTAATTGTGTTGCTGACAGTAACTTGGGTATTAAATTAATGAGCATTAGTATTGAAAGGTCCTCCTCTGATATGGAAGATTCACCTTCATGTACTGAAATTAGTCAAGAAAATAATGCAACAGAGTTTTCTACTGAACCCCTGTCTTTTGCTAGTGATGTCCAGCCCTCGGTGGATAGAGAGGTTGAAATTCATGAACACTCCTACTGTAGGATAAACTGTGCAGAGCAGGAAAGTAGTAAAGTAAATGAGAGCCTTGACTTGCTGCTTCTTTCCAACTGTGATGTACAGTGTGTGGATGCTCAGGCAGAGGGAAGTGACATTTACGATGAGGTGTTTCGCCAGTGTGAAGGTGTCAGTGAAGTAAAGTTGGCAGCTCCTGCTGAAAAGGAAAACCAGAATGGAGGAGATGATAATCTTCAGAGTCTAGATGAAG gtgaaaacattcatgagaataCTGAAGATGTTGAAGGACCACTTGGTGTTGGTGCagaatgttttgtttggtctcaTGTATGTAATAATTGGTGCAAAGCACAGATACTGAAAATTTATGAAGACACGACAAAG GTTTTGCTGTTGGACTCAGAATCAGAAGCAATTGTCGACTCTCAGAATATTTGGAGAAGTGTACCCAAAACTGACCTAAGAGAG ATTGCTCATGACAAGGATGATTCAAATGAACAAACTATTTCAAGTAGCAATAATACCTGTCAag TTACCCAGGTGTCTCCAGTGGAAAAACATTTTGCAACAAAACATGAGGGATTGTCAATCAGAGAAGATATG GAACAACTTGTTAAATTGCCAGAAGAGAATCCCACTGAATTAGAATCTGAAATACAAGACACCTATATGG